One region of Bacteroidota bacterium genomic DNA includes:
- a CDS encoding DegT/DnrJ/EryC1/StrS family aminotransferase yields the protein MRKIQMVDLIGQYQKIQPEIDKAVLDVIHSAAFINGPEVKSFQAELEKYLGVKHVIPCANGTDALQIAMMALDFQPGDEVITADFTYVATAEVIALLKLKPVLVDVNPETFTIDPKAIEAAITPKTKAIVPVHLFGQCADMDAIMDIATRHKLFVLEDTAQAIGANYRLKSGEVKKAGTIGTVGCTSFFPSKNLGCYGDGGALYTNDDILAKKIRMMANHGQSVQYYHDEIGVNSRLDSIQAAILRIKLRHLDEYAAARQKVADYYDKAFANHPKIVTPVRFASSEHVFHQYTLVLKGADRNKLREFLAELEIPSMIYYPVPLHLQKAYRDPRYKEGSFPVTEWLCANVISLPIHTELSEEVLRLITSKVLEFLK from the coding sequence ATGAGAAAAATTCAAATGGTTGACCTGATCGGTCAATATCAGAAAATACAGCCGGAAATCGACAAAGCAGTTTTAGATGTCATCCATTCCGCTGCTTTTATCAATGGCCCTGAAGTGAAATCTTTCCAGGCAGAACTCGAAAAATATCTCGGTGTAAAACATGTGATCCCTTGTGCAAATGGCACAGATGCGCTGCAAATCGCGATGATGGCACTGGATTTCCAACCCGGTGATGAAGTCATCACTGCTGATTTTACCTACGTAGCGACTGCAGAAGTAATTGCTTTGTTGAAATTAAAACCGGTGTTGGTAGACGTGAATCCTGAAACATTCACCATCGATCCAAAAGCAATTGAAGCCGCGATCACACCTAAAACAAAAGCGATTGTTCCGGTGCATTTATTCGGTCAGTGTGCCGATATGGATGCAATCATGGACATAGCCACCCGTCACAAATTATTTGTACTCGAAGATACCGCGCAGGCAATTGGCGCCAATTACAGACTGAAATCCGGTGAGGTTAAAAAAGCAGGGACGATCGGTACTGTTGGATGTACTTCCTTTTTTCCATCAAAAAATCTGGGATGCTATGGCGATGGTGGTGCCTTGTACACAAACGACGATATTCTCGCGAAAAAAATCCGCATGATGGCCAATCATGGTCAAAGCGTACAGTATTATCATGATGAGATTGGCGTGAATTCACGACTGGACAGCATTCAGGCTGCTATCCTCAGAATTAAATTACGTCACCTTGATGAATATGCTGCCGCGAGACAAAAGGTCGCGGACTATTATGACAAAGCATTCGCGAATCATCCAAAAATTGTAACACCAGTCAGATTCGCCTCTTCTGAACATGTGTTCCATCAATATACTCTCGTACTTAAAGGAGCCGACAGAAACAAGCTCCGTGAATTTCTCGCGGAACTGGAAATCCCATCAATGATTTATTATCCTGTTCCTTTGCATCTCCAAAAAGCATATCGTGACCCACGTTACAAGGAAGGAAGTTTTCCTGTTACAGAATGGCTTTGCGCCAATGTAATCTCCCTGCCAATTCATACAGAACTATCGGAAGAAGTGCTGCGATTAATCACTTCCAAAGTGCTTGAATTCCTGAAGTAA
- the pdhA gene encoding pyruvate dehydrogenase (acetyl-transferring) E1 component subunit alpha, which produces MAKTKFTKQHYLKWYEDMLLMRKFEERAGQLYGMQKIKGFCHLYIGQEALVAGAMTVLKPEDNMITAYRDHAHALGKGTSARAVMAELYGKATGCSKGKGGSMHMFDSKNRFFGGHGIVGGQIPLGAGIAFAEKYLGTKSVTLCYMGDGATRQGALHETFNMAMTWQIPVIFIIENNNYAMGTSVERTSNVTDLYKLGLSYDMPSEPVDGMSVEAVHEAVEKAAEHVRSGKGPYLLEMNTYRYKGHSMSDPAKYRTKEEVEAYKAKDPVEMVLKTILEKKYATAQELEAIQNRVKDIVEDSVKFSEESPYPDPSELFQDVYVQSDYPYILE; this is translated from the coding sequence ATGGCCAAAACAAAATTTACAAAACAGCATTATCTGAAATGGTACGAAGACATGTTGCTCATGCGAAAATTTGAGGAACGTGCAGGGCAGTTGTATGGTATGCAAAAAATTAAAGGGTTTTGTCATTTGTATATCGGACAAGAAGCACTGGTAGCCGGTGCAATGACTGTTTTGAAACCCGAAGACAACATGATTACTGCTTATCGTGATCATGCTCATGCTTTAGGGAAAGGCACGTCAGCACGGGCAGTCATGGCGGAATTATATGGTAAAGCTACAGGTTGTTCCAAAGGCAAAGGCGGCTCGATGCATATGTTTGATAGTAAGAACAGATTTTTCGGCGGACATGGGATTGTTGGCGGACAAATTCCACTTGGTGCAGGTATTGCATTTGCTGAAAAATACCTCGGAACAAAAAGTGTAACGCTTTGTTACATGGGCGATGGTGCCACTCGTCAGGGTGCATTGCACGAAACATTCAACATGGCCATGACCTGGCAGATTCCTGTTATTTTTATTATTGAAAATAACAACTATGCAATGGGAACATCTGTGGAACGCACCAGTAATGTTACGGACCTTTATAAACTCGGATTATCCTATGATATGCCATCCGAACCGGTAGACGGGATGAGTGTGGAAGCAGTGCATGAAGCGGTTGAAAAAGCTGCTGAACATGTTCGATCAGGAAAAGGACCATATTTACTTGAAATGAATACCTATCGTTACAAAGGACATTCCATGAGTGATCCCGCGAAGTATCGTACCAAGGAAGAAGTGGAAGCTTACAAAGCGAAAGATCCTGTTGAAATGGTTTTGAAAACTATTTTGGAAAAGAAATATGCAACAGCTCAGGAGTTGGAAGCTATTCAAAACAGAGTAAAAGATATTGTTGAAGACTCTGTAAAATTTTCTGAAGAATCTCCTTATCCGGATCCAAGTGAATTGTTCCAGGATGTTTATGTACAATCGGATTATCCGTATATTCTAGAATAG
- a CDS encoding UDP-glucose/GDP-mannose dehydrogenase family protein, translating to MKIAVVGTGYVGLVTGTCFAETGNHVLCVDIDAKKVERLKNGEIPIYEPHLDVLFERNIKQGRLLFTTDLAKGIEEAQIIFLALPTPPGEDGSADLKYVLQVAGQLGHLIKDYKIIVNKSTVPVGTAERVRQVVAENCKTEFDVISNPEFLREGFAVDDFMKPDRVVIGTHSERAKKIMNELYAPFVRQGNPIYFMDERSAELTKYAANAFLATKISFMNEIANLCERAGANVDAVRIGIGSDDRIGKRFLFAGIGYGGSCFPKDVAALAKTSKDFNYDFKILESVMKVNAAQKVTIVEKMKKHFGNDLKGKKIAFWGLAFKPDTDDIREAPAVEIINTLLKEGSQISAYDPEAMNNVKALLDNKIYFGNDEYDILKDADALIIATEWSVFRTPEFDRIASLMKSKLIFDGRNLYDLNQMKELGFTYYSVGRSKVN from the coding sequence ATGAAAATTGCTGTAGTAGGTACCGGTTATGTAGGGCTAGTAACCGGAACTTGTTTTGCGGAAACAGGTAATCATGTTCTCTGTGTGGATATTGACGCCAAAAAAGTGGAACGTCTTAAGAATGGCGAAATTCCAATATACGAACCTCACCTGGATGTGCTTTTTGAACGCAACATCAAGCAAGGCCGATTGTTGTTCACAACAGATCTTGCGAAAGGTATCGAGGAAGCGCAAATCATCTTTCTCGCTTTGCCAACTCCTCCGGGAGAAGATGGCTCCGCGGATTTAAAATATGTATTGCAGGTTGCCGGACAACTGGGTCACCTGATCAAGGATTATAAAATCATTGTCAACAAAAGTACCGTTCCGGTTGGTACGGCAGAACGGGTCAGACAAGTGGTTGCAGAAAACTGCAAAACAGAATTTGATGTCATTTCAAATCCGGAATTTTTACGGGAAGGATTTGCTGTGGATGATTTCATGAAACCCGACAGAGTTGTAATCGGCACCCATTCTGAACGTGCTAAAAAAATCATGAACGAATTGTATGCACCATTCGTCAGACAAGGGAATCCTATCTATTTCATGGATGAAAGGAGCGCTGAATTGACCAAGTATGCGGCCAATGCGTTTCTGGCAACAAAAATTTCTTTCATGAATGAGATTGCCAACCTCTGCGAAAGAGCCGGCGCGAATGTAGATGCAGTAAGAATCGGAATCGGATCGGACGACAGAATCGGAAAGCGTTTTCTCTTCGCCGGAATTGGATATGGCGGCAGTTGTTTTCCGAAAGACGTAGCTGCACTAGCAAAAACTTCCAAAGATTTTAATTACGATTTCAAGATTCTGGAATCGGTAATGAAAGTGAATGCCGCCCAGAAAGTGACAATCGTTGAAAAAATGAAAAAGCATTTTGGAAATGATCTGAAAGGAAAGAAAATCGCTTTTTGGGGGCTTGCGTTTAAACCTGACACAGACGATATCCGTGAAGCTCCTGCAGTTGAAATCATCAACACCCTTCTCAAAGAAGGAAGCCAGATCAGCGCGTATGATCCTGAAGCGATGAACAATGTTAAAGCACTGCTCGACAATAAAATCTATTTTGGAAATGATGAATACGATATTCTGAAAGATGCGGATGCATTGATCATTGCTACGGAATGGTCTGTTTTCAGAACTCCTGAATTCGACAGGATCGCCTCTCTGATGAAGAGTAAACTCATCTTTGATGGAAGAAATTTGTATGACCTCAACCAAATGAAAGAACTTGGTTTCACATACTACAGCGTAGGCAGAAGTAAAGTGAATTAA